From Paralcaligenes sp. KSB-10:
GCCATTGTGGCGCTCAATGCGGCGATTGCCCTGGCGCGCCAGGCAAACTGGCTGGGCAGCAACATCCAGGGCAGCGGCCGCGCATTCGATCTCGAAGTCCGCAAGGCCGCCGGCGCCTATATTTGCGGCGAAGAGACATCGCTGCTCGAAAGCCTGGAAGGCAAGCGTGCCGTCGTGCGCGCCAAGCCGCCCTTGCCGGCCGTCAGCGGTCTGTTCGGCAAGCCCACCGCCATCAATAATGTCATTTCCCTGGCGTCGGTGCCCATCATCCTGGCACGCGGCGCCGCGTTTTACCGCGACTATGGCATGGGCCGCTCGCGCGGCACCCTGCCTTTCCAGCTGGCCGGCAATATCAAACAAGGCGGCCTGGTCGAAAAAGCCTTCGGCGTCAGCCTGCGCGAGCTGCTCTACGATTTCGGCGGCGGCAGCGCCTCGGGCCGCTCCTTGCGCGCGGTACAGGTGGGTGGCCCGCTGGGCGCTTACCTGCCTGAATCGCAGTGGGATGTGCCGCTGGATTACGAAGCCTATATAGGCATTTCCGCGATGCTTGGGCATGGCGGCCTGGTCGCCTTCGACGATAGCGTCGACATGGCGAAAATGGCCCGCTACGCCATGGATTTCTGTGCCATCGAATCCTGCGGCAAATGCACGCCCTGTCGTATCGGTGCCGTGCGCGGCACCGAGGTCATCGACAAAATCATCAACAACGATCAGCGTGAACAGCAAGTCCATCTGCTGCGCGATTTATGCGACACCATGCTGGGCGGGTCTTTATGCGCGCTGGGCGGCATGACTCCTTACCCGGTTCTGTCGGCGCTCGACCATTTCCCGGAAGACTTCGGCCTTTCCGCCACACCCACATCGACTCAGAAAGTCGCCTGATCCCGGAGCACATCATGTTAGAAACTGTTGTCAAGCGCGACCGCGATTTCGGCACACCCGCCAGAACCAGTGCCGAAACCGTCCGTCTGACCATCGATGGGCAGGATGTCGAGGTGCCCGCCGGAACCTCCATCATGCGGGCCGCCGCGGAAACCGGCATCAATATTCCCAAGCTGTGCGCCACCGACAGCCTCGAAGCCTTCGGTTCCTGCCGCCTCTGCCTGGTGGAAATCAAGGGCCGCCGCGGCTACCCGGCTTCGTGCACCACACCGGTCGAACCCGGCATGGTCGTGTATACCGAAACCCCCAAGCTGCACGACCTGCGCCGCGGCGTCATGGAGCTTTACATCTCCGATCATCCGCTCGATTGCCTGACCTGTCCCGCCAACGGCGACTGCGAACTGCAGGACATGGCCGGCGTGGTGGGCCTGCGCAATGTGCGCTACGGCTACGAAGGCGCCAACCATCGCGATGACCAGGTCGACGAATCCAACCCCTACTTTGCCTACGATCCTTCCAAGTGCATAGTGTGCAATCGCTGCGTACGCGCCTGCGACGAAACGCAAGGCACCTTTGCCCTGACGGTGGACGGCCGCGGCTTCGAATCGCGCATCGTTGCCGGGCAGAAAAACTCCTTCCTGGACAGCGACTGCGTCTCTTGCGGCGCCTGCGTGCAGGCCTGCCCCACCTCTTCGCTGACCGAAAAGTCCGTCATCATGATGGGCCAGGCCGAGCACTCCGTCATTACCACTTGCGCGTATTGCGGCGTGGGCTGCGCCTTCAAGGCCGAAATGAAAGGCCAGGAAGTGGT
This genomic window contains:
- a CDS encoding NADH-quinone oxidoreductase subunit NuoF, coding for MAQPIRIFVPRDTTALAVGADAVAQAIAQEAARRQISVQIVRNGSRGLLWLETLVEIETPQGRHAYGPVEASDVAGLFDARWLEGKHHALAHGLTEEIPYLKNQERLTFARVGITDPLSLDDYQAHGGFAGLKRALAIEPAAIVDEVVNSGLRGRGGAAFPTGIKWKTVLATAAEQKYIVCNADEGDSGTFSDRMLMEGDPYALIEGMAIAGLAVQATYGYIYVRSEYPHAIVALNAAIALARQANWLGSNIQGSGRAFDLEVRKAAGAYICGEETSLLESLEGKRAVVRAKPPLPAVSGLFGKPTAINNVISLASVPIILARGAAFYRDYGMGRSRGTLPFQLAGNIKQGGLVEKAFGVSLRELLYDFGGGSASGRSLRAVQVGGPLGAYLPESQWDVPLDYEAYIGISAMLGHGGLVAFDDSVDMAKMARYAMDFCAIESCGKCTPCRIGAVRGTEVIDKIINNDQREQQVHLLRDLCDTMLGGSLCALGGMTPYPVLSALDHFPEDFGLSATPTSTQKVA